A single window of Nicotiana tomentosiformis chromosome 1, ASM39032v3, whole genome shotgun sequence DNA harbors:
- the LOC104097760 gene encoding protein RADIALIS-like 4 — protein MASNSIRNSWTPQQNKLFERALAHFDKDTPDRWQNVARAVGGGKSVDEVKRHYEILIEDLRRIESGLVPLPTYRNGGTIGVAADEEQRLLRYLNLH, from the exons ATGGCATCAAACTCTATTAGAAATTCATGGACTCCGCAGCAAAACAAGTTGTTCGAAAGGGCTTTAGCGCATTTCGATAAGGACACTCCTGACCGCTGGCAAAATGTGGCTAGGGCTGTAGGAGGCGGAAAATCGGTCGACGAAGTCAAGCGACACTATGAAATCCTTATTGAGGATCTCAGGCGCATTGAATCTGGTCTTGTTCCTCTTCCTACTTACAGGAATGGTGGCACCATTGGAGTTGCAGCCGATGAAGAACAAAG GCTTCTGAGGTATCTGAACCTGCACTAG